A genomic window from Syntrophales bacterium includes:
- a CDS encoding acetate--CoA ligase family protein, with the protein MEYSIPNNLDAIFAPQSVVVVGASTTPGKVGHDIFANILQGGFTGTLYPVNPTAKSILSVRAYPAIREIPDMVDLAIIVLSPQGTLKAVEESVEHGIKGIVIVSAGFREVGDEGRKLEDRIVSICREAGIRLIGPNCLGVINPIPAVRLNASFSSHMPATGNISFISQSGALCTAVLDFAADRGFGFSKFVSIGNKADVDELDILRYLHTDPDTAVIMLYVEELRRGTEFIEVVKEITSGSRPTPVLVVKSGRTGAGAQAASSHTGALAGTETVYEAIFKQSGVIRADTVDELFDFANVFSYKQESALGKLRRKLPNGNRVAIVTNAGGPGIIATDVTVSSELELAAFQDETIRELARHLPRTANIHNPVDVIGDATQDRYESALRTVINDPGVDGALVILTPQSMTNALGTAEAVVRVARRTGKPILCCFMGIIDVSPGVKFLQEHGYPVYKFPENTAKAFSALYRYAHWLNRPQLPELTLDHDRERARTIIERCAARGRTYLGELDGLELLQCYGFQTLPTQLAGNEQEAADIAETIGFPVVMKIVSDQIIHKSDAGGVMLNLNSREEAGDAFRGIIANAGRYDPEALIQGVLVQKMAPAGEEVIIGMKRNAVGPLLMFGLGGVFVEVLGDVVFRLAPIARNEAHRMIREIRGWKLLQGFRGRPVADTDTLERLMMCLSDLATHHPEIDEMDINPLLLHAQGHGATVADCRIILRFD; encoded by the coding sequence ATGGAATATTCGATCCCGAACAATCTTGATGCCATTTTTGCCCCGCAGTCGGTGGTGGTGGTCGGCGCTTCGACCACACCGGGGAAGGTGGGACATGACATCTTCGCCAATATCCTTCAGGGGGGCTTTACCGGAACCCTGTATCCGGTCAATCCCACGGCCAAGTCCATTCTCAGCGTTCGAGCCTATCCAGCCATTCGGGAAATCCCCGATATGGTCGATCTTGCCATAATCGTCCTGTCTCCTCAGGGTACGCTGAAGGCGGTCGAAGAATCTGTGGAGCACGGCATCAAGGGCATCGTCATCGTATCCGCCGGTTTTCGCGAGGTGGGCGATGAGGGACGAAAGTTGGAGGACCGCATCGTGTCCATCTGTCGTGAAGCGGGAATCCGGCTTATCGGACCGAACTGCCTCGGAGTCATCAATCCCATCCCTGCCGTTCGCCTCAATGCCAGCTTTTCCTCTCACATGCCCGCCACGGGCAATATATCGTTTATATCCCAGAGTGGCGCCTTGTGTACCGCCGTTCTTGACTTTGCCGCCGACCGTGGGTTTGGTTTCTCTAAATTCGTTTCTATCGGCAACAAGGCCGATGTGGACGAACTGGATATTCTACGCTACCTTCATACCGATCCCGATACGGCGGTTATCATGCTCTACGTGGAGGAACTGCGTAGAGGTACGGAGTTCATAGAAGTTGTTAAAGAGATCACCTCCGGAAGTCGTCCGACCCCGGTGCTTGTCGTCAAATCCGGCCGTACAGGGGCGGGGGCACAGGCCGCGAGTTCCCACACAGGGGCCCTGGCGGGTACTGAAACGGTTTACGAGGCGATCTTTAAGCAATCAGGGGTAATTCGCGCCGATACGGTGGACGAATTATTTGATTTCGCGAATGTTTTTTCCTACAAGCAAGAAAGTGCCCTGGGCAAGTTGCGGCGCAAGCTGCCGAACGGGAACCGTGTGGCCATTGTCACCAATGCCGGCGGGCCGGGAATCATTGCTACCGATGTGACCGTTTCGTCGGAGTTGGAACTTGCCGCATTTCAGGACGAAACCATACGGGAGCTGGCCAGGCACCTGCCCCGGACCGCGAATATCCACAATCCCGTGGACGTTATCGGAGATGCTACCCAGGACCGCTACGAAAGCGCCCTGCGGACAGTCATCAACGATCCCGGGGTGGACGGAGCGCTGGTCATTCTAACCCCGCAGTCCATGACCAACGCTCTGGGAACGGCGGAAGCAGTGGTTCGTGTGGCACGACGGACCGGGAAGCCCATTCTCTGCTGTTTCATGGGAATCATCGATGTTTCCCCGGGAGTCAAGTTTCTTCAGGAACATGGCTATCCCGTATACAAGTTTCCTGAAAACACCGCAAAGGCATTCAGTGCCCTTTACAGATATGCCCACTGGCTCAATCGCCCCCAGTTACCGGAGCTCACCCTTGATCATGATCGGGAGAGGGCGCGCACAATAATCGAACGATGCGCCGCCCGGGGCCGAACCTATCTCGGAGAACTGGATGGCCTGGAGCTGCTTCAGTGCTATGGCTTTCAAACCCTCCCGACACAATTGGCCGGAAATGAACAGGAAGCGGCGGACATTGCCGAAACCATAGGTTTCCCCGTGGTCATGAAGATCGTTTCCGACCAGATCATACACAAGTCAGACGCGGGCGGCGTTATGCTGAATCTCAACAGCAGGGAGGAAGCCGGGGATGCCTTCCGCGGGATTATAGCCAACGCCGGCAGATATGATCCGGAAGCGCTGATTCAGGGCGTTCTGGTCCAGAAAATGGCTCCTGCCGGAGAAGAGGTAATCATAGGCATGAAGCGTAACGCCGTGGGTCCCCTGCTCATGTTCGGTCTGGGAGGTGTTTTTGTTGAAGTTCTGGGGGATGTTGTTTTTCGGCTCGCGCCCATTGCCCGGAACGAGGCGCATCGCATGATCCGGGAGATCCGGGGCTGGAAGTTGCTCCAGGGCTTCCGTGGCCGTCCCGTTGCAGATACCGATACCCTGGAACGGTTGATGATGTGTCTCTCCGACCTGGCGACGCATCATCCTGAAATTGATGAGATGGATATCAATCCGCTGCTGCTGCACGCTCAGGGTCACGGGGCGACCGTGGCCGATTGTCGTATCATCTTGCGCTTCGACTGA
- a CDS encoding cytidylate kinase-like family protein, which translates to MKRSSLSKKPFEKIVEEQINRWQIEQKKKYKSPIRPVITMSRLAGAGGSIIAQKLAESLSIDFFDSSIVTKIAENAKVSEQVIKTLDEQDRSIFDEWLQALDDHHLWSYEYLDHLVKVVSAIGAHGYAIIVGRGASFILPQEVCLRVLVIAPLEKRVDSFAQQYEVSESEAKKQIVMADSARRGFIRKYFSTDMTDPMHYDLVINTKNLDFDVAVNIITEAFNSRQWYNYNLKR; encoded by the coding sequence ATGAAAAGGTCATCCCTATCCAAAAAACCGTTCGAGAAGATCGTGGAAGAGCAGATCAACAGATGGCAGATTGAACAGAAGAAGAAGTACAAAAGCCCGATCCGTCCGGTAATTACCATGTCCCGGTTAGCCGGTGCCGGGGGGAGTATAATCGCGCAAAAACTGGCAGAAAGTCTGAGTATAGATTTCTTTGATTCATCAATCGTGACAAAGATCGCAGAGAACGCGAAGGTGAGCGAACAGGTTATCAAAACCCTCGATGAACAGGACCGGTCGATTTTTGATGAATGGCTTCAGGCTTTGGATGATCATCACCTCTGGTCCTACGAATACCTGGATCACCTTGTAAAAGTGGTGAGCGCGATCGGTGCCCACGGCTACGCGATCATTGTCGGACGAGGCGCCAGCTTCATCCTGCCGCAGGAAGTATGTCTCCGTGTTCTCGTGATCGCGCCGCTTGAAAAGCGAGTAGATTCCTTCGCTCAGCAGTACGAGGTTTCAGAAAGCGAGGCGAAAAAGCAGATTGTCATGGCGGATTCTGCCAGGAGAGGCTTTATACGCAAGTACTTCAGCACGGACATGACCGATCCGATGCATTACGACTTGGTAATCAACACGAAAAACCTCGATTTCGATGTGGCGGTAAACATCATAACAGAGGCTTTCAACTCGCGGCAGTGGTATAATTACAACCTGAAACGATAG
- a CDS encoding GNAT family N-acetyltransferase produces MPLDHWCNTCPEKFDSIDKIFSHIHRGNTIFIGSACAEPQYLVQSLISYVDSKPKAFVDAEVIHVRTLGVAPYAQEKYKQNFRHNSFFIGESTRTAVNTGLADYTPIFLFQVPQLMSEGLVKIDVALIQTSPPDIHGFMSLGISVDIVMSAVRNAPVVIAQINSHMPRIHGDTFIHIDDIDFAVAYDEELLEYVPQADSEIAQRIGRNVARLIEDGDTIQVGYGSIPNAILANLLEKKHLGVHTELISDGIVELMKRNVIDNSRKSIDRGKTVATFCMGKRDTYRYLHDNPSIEFRPIDYTNNPLIISQHSNMAAINSALEIDLTGQATAESIGKTSHSGVGGQADFMRGIPLSKRGKTILTLKSTARQETLSRIVPFLGEGASATLIRGDVHYVVTEYGIAYLHGKSIRERAMDLIAIAHPKFRPWLVSEAKKAGLIYRDQAFIPGEKGIYPAELETRRTTKSGLEVRFRPIKISDEDLLKDFIYSLSENSLSRRFMTVRTNIPHEQLQEFVVIDYSREAAILAVLGEPGREVIVGVGRFFIDPDTHTAEVAFTVGDNYQNKGIGTELLSYLTYLAKRQGLIGFTAEVFSDNLPMLHVFEKGGFDIDKRTIAGVSELKMTFRDKV; encoded by the coding sequence ATGCCATTGGACCATTGGTGTAATACGTGCCCTGAAAAATTTGACAGTATTGATAAAATTTTCAGCCATATTCACAGAGGTAACACCATTTTCATAGGCTCCGCCTGTGCCGAGCCTCAGTATCTTGTCCAGAGCCTGATCAGTTATGTCGACTCGAAGCCCAAGGCTTTTGTCGACGCGGAAGTGATCCACGTAAGAACGCTGGGTGTCGCCCCCTACGCGCAGGAAAAATACAAGCAAAACTTCCGCCACAATTCCTTCTTTATCGGCGAGAGTACACGTACTGCCGTCAATACGGGACTGGCGGACTATACCCCCATTTTTCTCTTCCAGGTCCCCCAACTCATGAGCGAGGGACTTGTCAAGATTGATGTCGCCCTTATACAGACGTCCCCGCCGGATATACACGGCTTCATGAGTCTCGGAATAAGCGTGGACATTGTAATGTCCGCCGTAAGGAACGCGCCCGTTGTAATCGCACAGATTAATTCCCATATGCCTCGAATACACGGTGACACGTTTATTCACATCGATGACATTGATTTCGCCGTAGCCTACGACGAGGAACTGCTCGAGTATGTGCCTCAGGCCGACAGCGAGATCGCTCAGAGAATCGGGAGAAACGTAGCACGTCTCATTGAGGACGGTGATACGATCCAGGTGGGCTACGGAAGCATTCCCAACGCCATCCTCGCCAATCTTTTAGAGAAAAAACATCTGGGCGTTCATACGGAGCTTATCAGTGATGGAATCGTGGAACTTATGAAACGCAATGTTATCGACAATTCGCGCAAAAGCATAGACAGGGGCAAAACCGTTGCGACATTCTGTATGGGCAAGCGTGACACCTATCGGTATCTTCATGATAACCCGTCCATTGAGTTCCGTCCTATCGACTACACCAACAATCCCCTCATCATCTCCCAACACAGCAACATGGCGGCTATCAACAGCGCGCTGGAGATTGATCTTACCGGCCAGGCAACGGCTGAATCCATCGGCAAGACATCCCACAGCGGTGTGGGGGGGCAGGCGGATTTCATGAGGGGAATTCCTCTGTCAAAAAGAGGGAAAACCATCCTGACCCTCAAATCCACGGCAAGGCAAGAAACACTGTCACGGATTGTACCGTTTCTGGGAGAAGGAGCCAGCGCCACCCTCATACGGGGAGATGTCCATTATGTTGTCACTGAGTACGGAATAGCCTACCTCCACGGGAAAAGCATTCGGGAACGGGCAATGGACCTCATCGCCATCGCCCATCCGAAGTTCAGGCCGTGGCTCGTTTCCGAAGCCAAAAAAGCCGGCTTGATTTACAGAGACCAGGCATTCATTCCTGGAGAAAAGGGCATCTATCCCGCAGAACTTGAAACGCGCAGGACGACGAAGTCAGGTCTTGAAGTCCGTTTCAGGCCAATAAAAATCAGTGACGAAGACCTGCTCAAGGACTTTATTTATTCCCTGTCGGAAAACAGCCTCAGCCGGAGATTCATGACTGTCCGGACTAATATACCTCATGAACAGCTCCAGGAATTTGTCGTGATTGATTATTCCAGGGAAGCGGCAATACTTGCCGTTCTCGGAGAACCGGGCAGAGAAGTGATTGTCGGTGTCGGTCGATTTTTTATTGATCCTGATACACACACAGCGGAGGTCGCCTTTACCGTCGGAGATAACTATCAAAACAAGGGCATCGGCACGGAGTTGCTCTCGTATCTGACCTACCTGGCCAAGCGCCAGGGACTTATCGGGTTCACCGCGGAGGTTTTTTCAGACAACCTTCCCATGTTGCATGTTTTTGAAAAAGGAGGGTTCGATATTGACAAAAGAACTATCGCGGGTGTCAGTGAATTGAAAATGACCTTCAGAGACAAGGTCTGA
- a CDS encoding catalase, protein MNNGTKKLTTASGAPVADNQNVMTAGPRGPQLLQDVWFLEKLAHFDREVIPERRMHAKGSGAYGVFTVTHDITRYTKARIMSEVGKKTELFLRFSTVAGERGAADAERDIRGTAIKFYTEEGNWDLVGNNTPVFFLRDPLRFPGLNRAVKRDPRTNLRSARNNWDFWTSLPEALHQITITMSDRGIPLSYRHMHMFGSHTFSMINAQNERFWVKFHFRTRQGIKNLTDAEAEAVIGTCRESHQRDLYEAIEDKDFPSWTMFIQVMPEKDAAGMPYNPFDLTKVWYHKDYPLIEVGTLELNRNPENYFAEVEQSAFNPANIVPGIGFSPDKMLQGRLFSYGDAQRYRLGVNHHQIPVNAPRCTTNIYHRDGSMRVDGNQGSRLGYDPNSYGEWQDQPEFREPPLALDGAADHYPQDDDYYTQPGKLFRLMNAGQQQALFDNTARAMGDAPTEIKIRHIGNCLKADPAYGEGVADALGIAMSETK, encoded by the coding sequence ATGAACAATGGAACGAAGAAACTGACAACAGCTTCCGGGGCGCCCGTCGCGGACAATCAAAATGTGATGACCGCCGGTCCCCGGGGGCCGCAGCTGCTTCAGGATGTCTGGTTTCTGGAGAAACTGGCCCACTTCGATCGCGAGGTCATACCCGAGCGACGTATGCACGCAAAGGGGTCGGGCGCCTACGGCGTCTTCACGGTAACCCACGACATTACCCGCTACACCAAGGCCAGGATAATGTCGGAGGTCGGCAAGAAAACCGAGCTCTTTCTGCGTTTTTCGACAGTGGCCGGCGAGCGTGGAGCAGCTGACGCCGAACGTGACATTCGCGGCACAGCCATCAAGTTTTATACCGAAGAAGGCAACTGGGATTTGGTCGGCAACAATACACCGGTCTTTTTTTTGCGCGATCCGTTGCGCTTCCCCGGCCTTAACCGCGCGGTGAAGCGTGATCCGCGTACCAACCTGCGCAGCGCCAGGAACAACTGGGATTTCTGGACCTCGCTTCCTGAAGCCTTGCACCAGATCACCATTACCATGAGCGATCGCGGCATACCGTTGAGCTACCGCCACATGCACATGTTCGGCAGCCATACCTTCAGCATGATAAATGCGCAAAACGAACGTTTCTGGGTTAAATTCCACTTCCGCACCCGGCAGGGTATAAAAAACCTGACCGATGCCGAGGCTGAGGCAGTGATCGGCACGTGCCGCGAGAGTCATCAGCGCGACCTCTATGAAGCGATCGAGGACAAGGATTTTCCGAGCTGGACGATGTTTATTCAGGTGATGCCCGAGAAAGATGCGGCCGGGATGCCATACAACCCGTTCGACCTGACCAAGGTCTGGTACCACAAGGATTACCCGCTTATCGAGGTCGGTACTCTCGAACTGAACAGGAACCCCGAAAACTACTTTGCCGAGGTTGAACAGTCGGCCTTCAACCCCGCTAATATTGTGCCCGGCATCGGTTTCTCACCGGACAAGATGTTGCAGGGAAGGCTCTTCTCCTATGGCGATGCCCAGCGCTACCGTCTCGGCGTCAACCATCACCAGATTCCTGTCAATGCGCCGCGCTGCACAACGAACATCTACCATCGTGACGGTTCCATGCGCGTCGACGGCAACCAGGGAAGTAGATTGGGGTATGACCCGAACAGCTATGGCGAATGGCAAGACCAGCCCGAATTCCGGGAACCGCCTCTGGCACTGGATGGAGCCGCGGACCACTATCCCCAGGACGACGATTATTATACGCAGCCGGGCAAGCTCTTCCGCCTGATGAATGCCGGGCAGCAACAGGCGCTTTTCGATAATACGGCCCGGGCCATGGGCGATGCGCCCACGGAGATCAAGATCCGCCATATTGGTAACTGCCTCAAAGCTGACCCTGCCTATGGCGAAGGTGTAGCCGACGCGTTGGGCATCGCGATGAGCGAAACGAAATGA
- a CDS encoding response regulator, translating into MSEKVRKVLVVDDEEDFCSLTKQAIKAMTNFKVMTATDGRKAVSLAKKENPDVILLDIMMPGMSGSVVAEELLENPRTASIPIIFVTAIVKDSEIKDSDGMLGNRMFIAKPINVNNLLEKMHMVLGLPHVPKETSDEDGWFLT; encoded by the coding sequence ATGTCGGAAAAAGTGAGGAAGGTTCTCGTAGTCGATGATGAAGAAGATTTTTGCTCTCTTACGAAGCAGGCGATCAAGGCGATGACTAATTTCAAGGTAATGACCGCCACCGACGGCAGAAAGGCAGTTAGTCTGGCAAAAAAAGAAAACCCGGATGTTATTCTCCTCGATATTATGATGCCTGGTATGTCCGGCTCTGTAGTTGCTGAGGAACTGCTGGAAAACCCCCGGACAGCCTCGATTCCCATTATCTTCGTTACCGCGATTGTGAAGGATTCAGAGATTAAAGACAGTGATGGGATGCTGGGCAACAGAATGTTTATTGCCAAACCGATCAACGTCAACAATCTGCTTGAGAAGATGCACATGGTGCTTGGACTTCCTCATGTTCCAAAGGAAACATCGGACGAGGATGGATGGTTCCTGACGTAA
- a CDS encoding response regulator codes for MPHHSRMINSKDRSKILIVDDEKEMVGYLSEYFVSRGYRVYAAVDGSEALRKVETLNPDVVLLDLLMPGIHGMEVLTRIKSSHPRTAVVIMTALINETVAEEALEAGADAYIAKPFNLEKIETLIRSVIDRYR; via the coding sequence ATGCCGCATCACAGCCGGATGATTAATTCAAAGGATCGGAGCAAAATTCTCATTGTCGATGATGAAAAGGAAATGGTAGGGTATCTGTCTGAATATTTTGTTTCCAGGGGCTACAGAGTATATGCTGCGGTTGACGGATCAGAGGCACTGCGAAAGGTCGAAACCCTTAATCCTGACGTAGTCCTGCTCGATCTCCTTATGCCGGGGATACACGGAATGGAGGTCCTGACACGGATAAAAAGCTCTCATCCCCGGACGGCAGTCGTCATCATGACCGCCCTTATTAATGAAACGGTCGCGGAGGAGGCTCTTGAAGCAGGCGCCGATGCGTACATTGCCAAGCCCTTCAATCTTGAAAAAATCGAGACTCTCATACGATCTGTCATCGATCGTTATCGATAA
- a CDS encoding PAS domain S-box protein: protein MADRSKTTQDPSKELSLLEEQEALRERAARYRLLAEEMTDVVWIRDLDLRVIYVSPSIEKMLGFTPEEWGLQSIADQLTPASLSLVYDTLARELALEKQAIADPDRTVTIESEYYHKDGSTRWGETLISGIRNDQGALAEIHGVTRDTTGRKWAEEESRKKDRTISAFFDAVQESMVLINPEGIVLLSNTSASRRLGKELQEFQGTCLYDHFPRETATRRKYQYDKVIATGKPVFFEDTREGRTFDQRCYPVFDDEDRVTGVAIFAREVTDLHLAHEALRESEEKYRTLFEESHDAILSVSPAGQVLEANPAACALFGRSIDEIRTIGRNKMVDDSDPRLAAVLEEQERNGLVANAEVTLVRATGETFPAEVSSKPFTDRRGRHRACMIVRDISERKKLEAITRERLIRLNKLAANTPGIIYQFMRNPDGTYRIPFATESIRNIFHCTPDDVRESFAPIMDVVVPEDRDMLLKSIESSAKDMRDWGCEFRVRIPGGGIRWIMGKATPEHVPDGGTLWHGFAGDITEKRESQEILRIAVKRLEALWNVTLLPADDMAGVADQIIMSITDLTESPLAFFGYLNTDESVMTVHSFSEKARRSCFVINEPTTFPVAGAGLWAEAIRTRRPLIVNDLTAVGHLRGGFPEGHVVLRNLMIVPGLSRGKITAIVAVANKAADYDDQDANLVVSFLGNIESIVESKNAQEVLKRSEHNFRQSLEDSPFGVRIVSNEGDTLYVNRAFLDIFGYDSSSEEVSPAPLYTMKSLEEREVRREKRRSGIAGREEYEIEIMGENGTTRHLQVWRKPVLWNGKGQFQVLYEDITARKQAVAEREQAWKELGRSQDTLSSIIEFLPDPTMVIDNEGRIIAWNRAIEALTGTAKEDMLGKNDSEYALPFYGDRRPMLIDIVLHPELEGHTDHSRIGWQGDTLYGEALTPALSKQGLYLTATASALRDAEGTVIGAIECFRDETERINLETQLQQSEKLTSLTRISAGVAHEILNPVGIMSVALQIVGHMKNIPPHVSDKLNVCMNQIDRIVAITDNLKELSRPETQHDMIPEDINDVISRVITVYGTQMKIEGVMTDVLLDPSLPAIPLNRKRIEQVLINLFSNAMAAMEKVDHKLLTIETKKYQETSKGTFLRIVVSDTGTGIEKKNIRKIFEPFYTTRSQGKGMGLGLSISHAIIQQHNGSIWAENNEWGGSTFIIQLPVKGNTHAASQPDD, encoded by the coding sequence ATGGCCGACCGGTCGAAGACCACTCAAGATCCGAGCAAAGAGCTCTCTCTCTTGGAAGAGCAGGAAGCACTGCGCGAAAGGGCGGCACGATACAGACTCCTTGCCGAGGAAATGACGGATGTCGTGTGGATTCGGGATTTGGATCTGCGCGTTATCTATGTCAGCCCTTCAATTGAAAAGATGCTTGGATTCACCCCTGAAGAATGGGGGCTTCAGAGTATTGCCGACCAGTTGACGCCGGCGTCACTGTCACTTGTGTATGATACTCTGGCACGGGAACTCGCCCTCGAAAAGCAGGCTATTGCGGACCCGGACAGGACCGTAACTATTGAATCCGAGTATTATCACAAAGATGGTTCGACCCGCTGGGGAGAAACCCTTATCAGTGGGATCCGCAATGATCAAGGAGCGCTGGCCGAGATTCACGGAGTTACCAGGGATACTACCGGACGAAAGTGGGCGGAAGAGGAATCTCGCAAAAAAGACAGGACAATAAGCGCATTTTTTGATGCCGTCCAGGAAAGCATGGTGTTGATCAATCCGGAAGGTATCGTCTTATTGTCAAATACGTCGGCATCCCGGAGATTAGGAAAGGAACTTCAGGAATTTCAGGGAACCTGTTTATATGACCATTTCCCGAGAGAAACAGCCACACGCAGAAAGTATCAATACGACAAAGTGATTGCCACGGGTAAACCGGTTTTTTTTGAAGATACCCGAGAAGGAAGGACCTTCGACCAGCGCTGCTACCCCGTCTTCGACGACGAGGACAGGGTGACCGGTGTTGCCATATTCGCCCGTGAAGTAACCGATCTGCACCTCGCACATGAAGCACTCCGGGAAAGTGAAGAAAAGTATCGCACTCTTTTTGAAGAGTCTCACGACGCCATCCTGTCAGTCTCTCCTGCCGGCCAGGTCCTCGAAGCCAACCCGGCGGCCTGCGCTCTGTTTGGCAGGTCGATTGATGAGATCCGTACGATTGGTCGAAACAAAATGGTGGATGATTCCGATCCCCGCCTGGCGGCGGTGCTGGAAGAACAGGAAAGAAACGGCCTGGTCGCGAATGCGGAGGTGACGCTTGTACGGGCCACGGGTGAGACGTTCCCCGCGGAAGTGTCGTCGAAACCATTCACCGACAGACGAGGTCGGCACAGAGCCTGTATGATCGTACGGGACATTTCAGAACGCAAGAAACTCGAAGCGATTACCAGAGAACGCCTCATCCGGCTCAATAAGCTGGCTGCCAATACACCGGGAATCATCTACCAGTTCATGCGGAATCCTGATGGAACCTACCGTATCCCCTTTGCCACTGAAAGCATCAGGAATATTTTTCACTGTACTCCCGATGATGTGCGCGAGAGTTTCGCACCCATCATGGATGTTGTCGTACCTGAAGACCGAGATATGTTACTGAAATCGATTGAATCGTCAGCGAAGGACATGCGTGACTGGGGATGCGAATTTCGTGTCCGGATTCCCGGCGGAGGGATCAGATGGATCATGGGAAAGGCTACGCCCGAGCACGTACCGGACGGCGGCACGCTCTGGCACGGATTCGCGGGGGATATAACGGAAAAAAGAGAATCCCAGGAAATCTTACGTATTGCCGTCAAAAGACTCGAGGCACTCTGGAATGTTACGCTTCTTCCCGCGGACGATATGGCAGGCGTCGCAGATCAGATTATTATGTCGATAACGGATCTGACGGAAAGCCCCCTGGCATTTTTCGGCTATTTGAATACGGATGAGTCGGTCATGACCGTTCATTCCTTCTCCGAAAAGGCAAGGAGAAGCTGCTTTGTAATCAACGAGCCCACCACCTTTCCTGTTGCGGGAGCAGGCCTCTGGGCCGAGGCTATCCGCACCCGCAGACCTCTGATAGTAAACGACTTAACCGCCGTCGGGCATCTGCGGGGAGGGTTCCCTGAAGGTCATGTCGTTCTGCGAAACCTGATGATCGTTCCCGGACTCTCCAGGGGGAAGATCACCGCCATCGTGGCTGTCGCCAACAAAGCAGCAGATTACGATGATCAGGACGCCAACCTCGTTGTCTCCTTTCTGGGAAACATCGAATCTATCGTTGAAAGCAAGAATGCCCAGGAAGTCCTGAAAAGAAGCGAGCATAACTTCCGACAGTCGCTTGAAGATTCTCCTTTCGGTGTGCGCATAGTCTCGAACGAGGGAGATACGCTGTATGTAAATCGTGCCTTCCTGGATATATTTGGATACGACAGCAGCAGCGAAGAGGTTTCTCCGGCTCCTCTCTATACTATGAAAAGCCTCGAGGAGCGCGAGGTTCGTAGAGAAAAACGACGCTCCGGCATAGCCGGACGAGAGGAATACGAAATCGAAATCATGGGGGAAAATGGGACAACCCGTCACTTGCAGGTCTGGCGAAAACCCGTTCTGTGGAACGGGAAGGGACAGTTCCAGGTTCTCTATGAAGATATAACCGCCCGTAAACAGGCGGTCGCGGAACGGGAGCAAGCCTGGAAAGAACTTGGACGGTCGCAGGACACCTTGTCAAGTATCATCGAGTTTCTGCCCGACCCTACTATGGTTATCGATAATGAAGGAAGGATCATTGCGTGGAACCGTGCAATTGAGGCACTAACCGGCACCGCAAAAGAAGATATGCTCGGCAAGAACGACTCTGAATACGCTCTTCCTTTTTACGGAGACAGGAGGCCCATGCTGATCGACATAGTCCTCCACCCCGAGCTCGAGGGGCACACAGACCATTCCCGTATCGGATGGCAGGGAGATACTCTTTACGGGGAAGCCCTCACACCCGCCCTATCGAAACAGGGTCTGTATTTGACGGCCACGGCATCGGCGCTTCGAGACGCGGAGGGGACCGTTATCGGGGCCATTGAATGTTTCCGGGATGAAACAGAGCGCATAAACCTCGAAACCCAGCTGCAGCAATCAGAGAAATTGACCTCCTTAACCCGCATATCGGCGGGTGTTGCCCATGAAATACTAAACCCCGTGGGCATCATGTCCGTGGCCCTGCAGATCGTGGGACACATGAAAAACATCCCCCCGCATGTCTCCGACAAACTCAACGTCTGCATGAACCAGATCGACAGAATTGTCGCGATCACCGATAATCTGAAGGAGCTTTCGCGGCCCGAAACCCAGCACGATATGATCCCTGAAGATATCAACGACGTGATTTCCCGGGTTATCACGGTATATGGGACTCAGATGAAGATAGAGGGAGTCATGACTGACGTCCTGCTGGATCCATCGCTGCCGGCAATTCCTCTGAACAGGAAGAGGATCGAGCAGGTATTGATAAATCTTTTTTCGAACGCGATGGCTGCCATGGAAAAAGTGGACCATAAGCTGCTGACGATAGAAACAAAAAAATATCAGGAGACAAGCAAGGGTACTTTTCTGAGAATCGTTGTCTCTGATACAGGAACAGGCATTGAGAAAAAAAATATTCGCAAGATTTTCGAGCCCTTTTATACCACGCGAAGCCAGGGTAAAGGGATGGGTCTTGGCTTGTCGATATCTCATGCAATCATTCAACAGCACAACGGCAGCATCTGGGCTGAAAACAATGAGTGGGGAGGAAGCACTTTTATCATACAACTGCCTGTAAAAGGAAATACCCATGCCGCATCACAGCCGGATGATTAA